The Euphorbia lathyris chromosome 8, ddEupLath1.1, whole genome shotgun sequence genome has a window encoding:
- the LOC136202374 gene encoding RNA-dependent RNA polymerase 6 — METEIDVRDTVVTQVSFGGFDKHVKAKDLVEYLENEIGQVWRCRLKTSWTPPESYPDFEVTNAKDLATSDGYRRVEPHAFVHFASPESAIWTKNAAGRCELFLNGQPLKVSLGPENPFHLNQRRRTTTPFKLSNVGLDIGTLISKDEFMIGWKGPSSGVDFLVDPFDGTCRFCFTRDTAFSFKGTNEYAVLKCDFKLEFRVREIRDVKQYTDTFGLVIVLQLASAPFLWYRTADDDIEVLVPFDLLDDDDPWIRTTDFTPSGAIGRCNSYRVSVPARHGMKLRRVLNFLKERRVQQNNLQQPLKFLDEPEYGMPMSDPFFCIHHKKGIAFEVIFLLNAVMHKGIFNQHQLSESFFHLLREQPPDVNVVALKHICSYKQPMFDAQNGLKAVQEWVLKNPKLLQRPKKLDDIAEIRRLVVTPSRAYCLPPEVELSNRVLRKYKDIGDRFLRVTFMDEGLQTINSNTLSYYAAPIVKDITSNNFAQKTRVFKRVKCILTDGFYICGRKYSFLAFSSNQLRDRSAWFFAEDGKTSVQQIRKWMGKFTNRNVAKCAARMGQCFSSTYATVEVPSEKMKEIPDIERGEYNFSDGIGKITPDLAREVAEKLNLGNNPPCAYQIRYAGCKGVVACWPAQGDNGVLLSLRPSMNKFYSVHTTLEICSWTRFQPGFLNRQIITLLSALKVPDQIFWEMQTGMIFQLDQMLEDANIAFDVITASCADQGHTAAIMLSAGFRPKNEPHLRGMLTCIRAAQLWGLREKARIFVPSGRWLMGCLDELGVIEHGQCFIQVSNPSLENCFSKHGSSFRETKKNLQVIKGTVVIAKNPCLHPGDVRILKAVDAPELHHLHDCLVFPQKGDRPHTNEASGSDLDGDLYFVTWDENLIPPGKRSWPPMKYDAAEAKLLSRPVSHQDIIEFFARNMTNENLGAICNAHVVHADMSVYGALDPKCIELAELAATAVDFPKTGKLVSMPQHLKPKMYPDFMGKDEFQTYNSTKILGRLYRHVRDGYDDEDVATSSELNFVPSDIPYDNDLEKLGSARYIDDAWNHKCSYDGQLKGLLGQYAVKREEEIVTGHIWSMQKHGSRKQGELKERLKHSYSALKKEFRQVFEKMDMDSDFEELTDEEKNSRYEQKASAWYQVAYHPEWIKKSVKLQRPDASGGSATMLSFAWIAADYLARIKIKCRGIEGVDTDKPINSLAKFLVDRI; from the exons ATGGAGACGGAAATAGATGTAAGGGACACAGTGGTAACTCAAGTTAGTTTTGGCGGATTCGACAAACATGTGAAGGCAAAAGATCTGGTGGAATATTTGGAAAATGAGATTGGACAGGTTTGGCGGTGCAGGTTGAAGACATCTTGGACCCCTCCAGAGTCCTATCCAGATTTTGAAGTAACAAATGCAAAAGATCTTGCAACAAGTGATGGCTATAGGAGGGTAGAGCCCCATGCTTTTGTGCATTTTGCGTCACCCGAATCGGCTATTTGGACCAAGAATGCTGCAGGACGTTGTGAGCTTTTCTTGAATGGTCAGCCATTGAAGGTTAGTCTGGGTCCTGAGAACCCATTTCACTTGAATCAAAGGAGGAGAACAACAACACCCTTCAAATTATCCAATGTGGGTCTTGATATTGGAACACTGATTAGCAAAGATGAGTTCATGATTGGTTGGAAAGGACCTTCTTCTGGGGTTGATTTTCTTGTTGATCCTTTTGACGGGACATGCAGATTTTGTTTCACAAGGGACACTGCCTTCTCTTTCAAAGGCACAAATGAATACGCGGTTTTGAAATGCGATTTTAAATTGGAATTCCGGGTGAGAGAAATTAGGGATGTTAAACAGTATACTGACACCTTCGGTCTTGTTATCGTGTTGCAGCTAGCATCAGCACCTTTCTTATGGTATCGAACTGCTGATGATGACATTGAAGTGTTAGTTCCGTTTGATTTATTGGATGATGATGATCCTTGGATCCGAACAACTGATTTTACACCTAGCGGGGCCATTGGTCGATGCAACTCTTATAGAGTTTCAGTCCCCGCTCGCCATGGTATGAAGTTGAGGAGAGttttgaatttcctaaaagaACGGAGGGTGCAGCAGAACAACCTTCAACAACCTCTCAAATTCCTGGACGAACCAGAATACGGGATGCCTATGTCAGATCCTTTCTTTTGCATTCATCACAAGAAGGGGATAGCTTTCGAAGTGATTTTCCTACTGAATGCTGTCATGCATAAAGGGATATTCAATCAGCATCAACTATCTGAAAGCTTCTTCCATTTACTGAGAGAGCAACCTCCGGATGTTAACGTGGTTGCTCTGAAGCACATCTGTTCCTATAAGCAGCCTATGTTTGATGCGCAGAATGGGCTCAAAGCTGTCCAAGAGTGGGTGCTGAAGAACCCGAAGCTCTTACAGAGGCCGAAAAAGCTGGACGATATTGCAGAAATCAGGCGATTGGTTGTTACTCCTTCAAGAGCCTATTGCCTTCCGCCTGAAGTAGAACTCTCCAATCGGGTTTTGAGAAAATACAAGGACATTGGCGATCGGTTTCTAAGAGTTACCTTTATGGATGAGGGTTTGCAAACAATCAATTCCAACACTCTCTCTTACTATGCTGCACCTATTGTAAAAGATATCACTTCGAACAATTTTGCTCAGAAGACAAGAGTCTTTAAAAGGGTGAAGTGCATTTTGACTGATGGATTTTACATATGTGGTCGGAAATACTCATTTTTGGCTTTTTCATCCAATCAATTGAGGGATCGTTCTGCATGGTTTTTTGCCGAAGATGGGAAAACTAGTGTTCAACAAATCAGGAAATGGATGGGGAAGTTCACCAACCGTAACGTTGCAAAATGTGCTGCCAGAATGGGCCAGTGTTTCTCTTCTACATATGCAACTGTTGAAGTTCCATctgagaagatgaaggagattCCGGATATTGAGAGGGGGGAATATAACTTCTCTGATGGCATTGGTAAGATAACACCAGATCTCGCAAGGGAAGTTGCGGAGAAATTGAATTTGGGTAATAACCCACCCTGCGCTTACCAAATCAGATATGCAGGCTGTAAAGGAGTTGTGGCATGCTGGCCGGCACAAGGTGATAATGGGGTCCTCCTGTCTTTGAGGCCCAGTATGAACAAGTTTTACTCAGTCCACACGACCTTGGAAATCTGCTCGTGGACAAGGTTTCAGCCTGGTTTCTTGAACAGGCAAATCATCACATTACTTTCAGCGCTGAAGGTCCCGGATCAAATATTCTGGGAAATGCAGACAGGTATGATCTTTCAACTAGACCAGATGCTCGAAGATGCCAATATAGCTTTTGATGTTATAACTGCATCTTGTGCCGACCAAGGTCACACTGCAGCAATAATGTTGAGTGCAGGCTTTAGGCCTAAAAACGAACCTCATTTACGAGGCATGCTTACTTGTATAAGAGCGGCACAGCTTTGGGGACTTAGGGAAAAGGCTAGAATCTTTGTTCCTTCAGGAAGATGGTTGATGGGCTGCTTGGACGAGTTAGGGGTGATTGAACACGGCCAGTGCTTTATCCAAGTGTCCAACCCGTCTTTGGAGAACTGTTTCTCGAAACACGGTTCGAGTTTCAGAGAGACAAAGAAGAATCTGCAAGTAATCAAAGGAACTGTGGTCATAGCTAAGAATCCTTGTCTACATCCAGGAGATGTAAGGATCTTGAAAGCAGTTGATGCTCCCGAACTTCACCACTTACATGACTGCCTCGTTTTTCCCCAGAAGGGTGACAGGCCACATACCAATGAAGCTTCAGGAAGTGACCTTGATGGGGATCTGTACTTTGTGACGTGGGATGAAAATCTTATTCCTCCAGGTAAGAGAAGTTGGCCGCCTATGAAATATGATGCAGCGGAGGCGAAACTATTAAGCCGCCCTGTCAGTCATCAG GATATTATAGAATTTTTTGCAAGGAACATGACAAATGAGAATTTGGGGGCAATCTGTAATGCTCATGTTGTCCATGCTGACATGAGTGTATACGGGGCTCTGGATCCGAAGTGTATAGAACTGGCCGAGTTAGCTGCCACAGCTGTTGACTTTCCGAAAACTGGAAAGCTGGTGAGTATGCCACAGCATCTGAAACCGAAAATGTATCCAGACTTTATGGGAAAGGATGAGTTTCAGACCTACAACTCAACCAAAATTTTGGGAAGACTCTATCGCCACGTTAGAGATGGTTATGATGATGAGGATGTGGCTACATCTTCTGAGCTTAATTTTGTTCCAAGTGATATCCCGTACGATAACGATCTGGAGAAACTCGGTTCTGCTAGATATATCGATGATGCATGGAATCATAAGTGTTCATATGATGGACAGCTGAAAGGTCTTTTGGGGCAGTATGCTGTGAAAAGAGAAGAAGAGATCGTAACAGGTCACATCTGGTCAATGCAGAAACACGGTAGCCGGAAGCAAGGGGAACTGAAAGAGAGGCTTAAGCATTCTTACAGTGCACTGAAGAAGGAATTCCGCCAAGTCTTTGAGAAGATGGATATGGATTCGGATTTCGAGGAACTCACCGATGAGGAGAAAAATTCGCGATATGAGCAGAAGGCGTCAGCGTGGTACCAGGTTGCGTACCATCCGGAATGGATAAAGAAGTCTGTGAAATTACAAAGGCCTGATGCTAGTGGTGGAAGTGCAACAATGTTGAGCTTTGCCTGGATTGCTGCTGATTATCTTGCCAGAATTAAGATCAAGTGTCGGGGAATTGAAGGTGTTGACACTGATAAACCTATCAACTCCTTGGCGAAGTTCCTTGTCGACAGGATCTGA